One segment of Verrucomicrobiia bacterium DNA contains the following:
- a CDS encoding type I phosphomannose isomerase catalytic subunit, with the protein MLYPYKFTPALIERVWGGNALARYGKLVPFGKRIGESWEISDRDDVQSVVANGPDKGRTLREQIHAHGAELLGTNCGKAIRFPLLVKLLDARERLSLQVHPPAAVAAKLKSEPKTEMWCVLEAEQDAHLIAGLRRGATGADFMRALEGSAKLQNGTDKLEDCVYRFPALPGDTFFVPSGRVHAIDAGVVLVEIQQNSDTTYRVYDWGRVGLDGKPRQLHVKESLICIDFQDYEPKKQQAKVEYHGVNGLWRLVECQEFHVHRLELRNAWPDRTDGSTFHILSCTKGAVGLLLPDGKEERINVGEFVLLPAAMGFYTLTPLAENTQALKSYVPVR; encoded by the coding sequence ATGCTCTATCCTTATAAATTTACCCCCGCGCTCATCGAACGCGTTTGGGGTGGAAATGCGCTTGCCCGCTACGGCAAGTTGGTTCCCTTCGGCAAGCGCATCGGTGAATCGTGGGAGATCAGCGACCGCGATGACGTCCAGTCCGTCGTCGCCAACGGGCCCGACAAAGGCCGGACGTTGCGCGAGCAGATTCACGCCCATGGAGCGGAGCTTTTGGGTACGAATTGCGGCAAGGCCATCCGGTTTCCCCTGCTTGTCAAGCTCCTCGATGCCCGCGAGCGGCTCTCGTTGCAGGTTCATCCGCCCGCCGCTGTCGCCGCCAAGCTGAAGAGCGAACCCAAAACCGAGATGTGGTGCGTGCTCGAGGCCGAGCAGGATGCGCACCTCATTGCCGGCCTGCGGCGCGGTGCTACGGGCGCCGACTTCATGCGCGCGTTGGAAGGATCCGCAAAACTTCAAAACGGAACAGACAAACTCGAAGATTGCGTCTACCGTTTCCCCGCCCTGCCCGGTGACACTTTCTTCGTTCCCTCGGGTCGCGTGCATGCGATCGACGCGGGTGTCGTGCTGGTCGAGATCCAGCAGAACTCCGATACCACCTATCGCGTTTATGATTGGGGCCGTGTCGGCCTCGACGGCAAGCCACGCCAACTCCACGTCAAAGAATCACTCATCTGCATCGACTTTCAGGATTACGAACCGAAGAAGCAGCAGGCAAAGGTTGAGTACCATGGCGTCAACGGCCTGTGGCGTTTGGTCGAGTGCCAGGAGTTCCACGTGCACCGCCTTGAATTGCGCAACGCCTGGCCCGACCGCACCGATGGCTCCACGTTCCACATACTGAGTTGCACCAAAGGCGCCGTCGGTTTGCTCTTACCCGACGGCAAGGAAGAGCGGATCAATGTCGGAGAATTTGTCCTACTCCCCGCCGCGATGGGCTTCTACACGCTCACACCGCTGGCGGAAAACACGCAGGCCCTGAAGTCGTATGTGCCGGTTCGTTGA
- a CDS encoding class I SAM-dependent rRNA methyltransferase, with protein sequence MPSVFLKKNKERRLYAGHSWVYSSDIERITGDPNPKNGDAVDIRDHKDRFFGRGLLNTKSQITVRRFTTQKEELDRAFFTRRIEEALAYRREDTSIADTEAFRVVSSEGDQLPGLIVDQYGDNLVIQALTLGIDQRKGQIVEILRELLEPRAIIERSDVPSRKLEGLEETKGVLFGETGAIVRAQFAGFSIEVNLLEDQKTGFFLDQRDNYAEVARLCAGKRVLDCFTYHGGFALAAAMASAKSVECVEISDTAIARARKNAELNGLTGKIEFVCANAFDVLKKYDSDKRQYDVIVLDPPTFTRTRENVEGALRGYKEINLRALKMLPPGGILATFTCSHHIDAELFKSVVVEAAADAKKTVRLVKVLTQSPDHPILPAIPETEYLRGLLLEVM encoded by the coding sequence ATGCCGTCTGTATTTTTGAAGAAAAACAAGGAACGCCGCCTCTATGCGGGCCACAGTTGGGTCTACTCCAGTGACATCGAACGAATCACCGGCGATCCCAATCCCAAAAACGGCGACGCCGTGGACATCCGCGACCACAAAGACCGCTTTTTTGGCCGCGGTTTGCTCAACACCAAATCGCAAATCACCGTGCGGCGGTTCACCACGCAGAAAGAGGAACTCGACCGCGCGTTCTTCACGCGTCGTATCGAGGAGGCCCTGGCCTATCGCCGCGAGGATACCTCCATCGCCGACACCGAGGCGTTCCGCGTGGTTTCCTCCGAGGGCGACCAGTTGCCCGGTCTCATCGTCGATCAATACGGCGACAATCTCGTCATTCAGGCCCTCACCTTGGGCATCGACCAACGCAAAGGGCAAATCGTCGAAATTCTTCGTGAATTGTTAGAGCCGCGCGCCATCATCGAACGCAGCGATGTCCCCAGTCGCAAACTGGAAGGCCTGGAAGAAACGAAAGGCGTCCTCTTCGGCGAGACCGGCGCCATCGTCCGTGCGCAGTTTGCGGGATTCTCCATCGAGGTCAACCTGCTCGAAGACCAGAAAACCGGTTTCTTCCTCGACCAACGCGATAATTACGCCGAGGTCGCGCGCCTCTGCGCGGGCAAACGTGTGCTCGATTGCTTCACGTACCACGGCGGTTTCGCCCTCGCCGCGGCCATGGCGAGCGCCAAGAGCGTGGAGTGCGTCGAAATTTCCGACACCGCCATCGCCCGCGCGCGCAAGAACGCCGAGTTGAACGGGCTGACGGGAAAGATCGAGTTCGTGTGCGCCAACGCGTTCGATGTCTTGAAGAAATACGATAGCGACAAACGCCAGTACGACGTGATCGTGCTCGATCCGCCCACATTCACGCGCACGCGGGAAAACGTCGAAGGCGCGCTCCGTGGTTACAAGGAAATCAACCTGCGCGCGCTGAAGATGCTTCCGCCCGGCGGCATCCTCGCCACGTTCACCTGCTCGCATCACATCGACGCCGAGTTGTTCAAGTCAGTGGTCGTCGAAGCTGCCGCGGACGCAAAGAAAACCGTGCGCCTGGTGAAGGTGCTCACGCAATCGCCCGACCACCCGATTCTGCCTGCCATACCCGAGACCGAATACCTTCGCGGCCTGCTGCTCGAGGTGATGTAA
- a CDS encoding MogA/MoaB family molybdenum cofactor biosynthesis protein, protein MITVGIITVSDRAFRGQYEDKSGPAVKQFCEKLGWSITAQAVVPDEEALIGDKTFELTKACSLVLLTGGTGIAERDVTPEAIREIAEKELPGFGEVMRAKSFERFPHAILSRSLAAVVGKSLVICLPGSPKGAVECLEFVADTIPHAIELLGEGTQHP, encoded by the coding sequence ATGATTACCGTCGGCATTATCACGGTAAGTGACCGCGCGTTCCGCGGCCAGTACGAGGACAAAAGCGGCCCCGCGGTCAAGCAGTTCTGTGAAAAGCTCGGTTGGTCAATCACCGCTCAAGCCGTCGTGCCGGATGAAGAGGCTCTGATCGGGGACAAGACCTTCGAACTCACAAAGGCTTGCTCGTTGGTCCTGCTCACGGGCGGCACCGGCATCGCGGAGCGCGACGTCACGCCCGAGGCGATCCGTGAAATCGCCGAGAAAGAGTTGCCCGGTTTCGGCGAGGTGATGCGCGCAAAAAGTTTCGAGCGTTTCCCCCACGCCATCCTGTCGCGCAGTCTGGCCGCAGTCGTCGGCAAGTCCCTCGTCATCTGCCTCCCCGGCAGCCCAAAGGGCGCGGTGGAGTGTCTCGAATTCGTCGCCGACACGATACCCCATGCGATTGAACTCCTTGGAGAAGGGACCCAGCACCCATGA
- the rimO gene encoding 30S ribosomal protein S12 methylthiotransferase RimO — translation MQSSQTIKVGFVSLGCAKNLVDSEVMLGSLLRDGMQVTPNAQEADVVIVNTCGFIEASKKESIDAILKANELRETGNCKALIMAGCLTQRYPRDLQKELPEVDAIVGLNEVPRIGQIVREILAKNGHTAPQLFWSGPANYVPDYAAPRFRLTPKHHAYVKVAEGCNHPCTFCSIPRIRGKHRSRALNDVLAEIRALVSNGAREINLISQDTTFYGKDLDPQAPGPRDGKSLLCELLREIQQIDGEFWVRLLYTHPYHWNDELIETIAACDKVCRYVDMPLQHINDEMLKQMRRETSGQYIRDLIARIRRGIPGIALRTTFIVGFPGEAEKQFEELLQFIAEAKFERLGMFQYSQEDHTPAGTMATQLSVKEKKRRYQRAMALQQQVSREVQGAFVGQTIKVLIEERTEGGWVGRSHADAPEIDGSVQVMGPAQIGEFARVRITGASEYDLTGETLRGASAAVA, via the coding sequence ATGCAGTCGTCCCAAACTATCAAGGTCGGGTTCGTCAGTCTCGGCTGCGCGAAAAATCTCGTGGATAGCGAGGTTATGCTCGGCTCGCTGTTGCGCGACGGGATGCAGGTGACACCGAACGCGCAGGAAGCGGACGTGGTGATTGTGAATACCTGCGGTTTTATCGAAGCGTCGAAAAAGGAATCCATCGACGCGATTCTGAAGGCGAACGAACTGCGCGAGACGGGCAACTGCAAGGCGCTCATCATGGCCGGTTGCCTGACACAGCGTTACCCGAGAGATTTGCAGAAGGAATTGCCGGAGGTTGATGCGATCGTCGGGCTCAACGAAGTCCCGCGCATCGGGCAAATCGTCCGCGAGATTCTCGCGAAGAATGGACATACCGCTCCGCAACTTTTCTGGTCCGGCCCGGCCAACTATGTTCCCGATTATGCGGCGCCGCGGTTTCGGCTCACGCCGAAACATCATGCCTACGTCAAGGTCGCCGAGGGTTGTAATCACCCGTGCACGTTTTGCAGCATCCCGCGGATTCGCGGAAAACATCGGAGCCGTGCGCTGAACGATGTCCTCGCGGAGATTCGCGCGCTCGTGTCCAACGGTGCGCGGGAGATCAATCTCATCTCGCAGGACACCACGTTTTACGGCAAGGACCTCGACCCGCAGGCGCCAGGGCCACGCGACGGAAAGAGTTTGCTCTGCGAATTGCTGCGGGAAATCCAACAGATCGACGGCGAGTTCTGGGTGCGGCTACTCTACACGCATCCATACCATTGGAACGACGAACTGATCGAGACCATCGCCGCTTGCGACAAAGTGTGTCGCTACGTCGACATGCCGCTGCAACATATCAATGACGAGATGTTGAAGCAGATGCGACGCGAGACGAGTGGACAGTATATTCGCGATCTCATCGCACGGATTCGCCGGGGCATCCCGGGCATTGCGTTACGCACGACATTCATTGTTGGATTTCCGGGTGAGGCTGAAAAGCAATTCGAAGAATTGCTACAGTTCATCGCCGAAGCGAAGTTCGAGCGGCTTGGCATGTTCCAGTATTCACAAGAGGACCATACGCCCGCCGGGACGATGGCCACGCAGTTGTCCGTCAAGGAGAAGAAGAGACGTTACCAGCGTGCGATGGCGCTGCAGCAGCAGGTGTCGCGTGAGGTGCAGGGCGCGTTTGTCGGCCAGACGATCAAGGTGCTTATCGAAGAGCGGACCGAAGGCGGCTGGGTTGGTCGTTCTCACGCCGACGCCCCTGAAATCGACGGCAGCGTGCAGGTCATGGGGCCGGCGCAAATCGGTGAGTTTGCGCGCGTGCGGATTACCGGCGCGAGCGAATACGATCTTACCGGTGAGACATTGCGCGGTGCCAGCGCCGCAGTTGCTTGA
- a CDS encoding PEP-CTERM sorting domain-containing protein — MRTLLKLLLPIGVFVIAVTAAFGQFSFDENGNGFGPGGPIPGFMGIDPLTGLPALVYPLPFAPAPGDVLLTESGGQSNVVSDIFRFFQNNLIVYSEREPGETNFDLADVAAFPPLQPNVAGPFAEVGPEGNNGFVWAPPPGSGAPGDVGFPVQYNLVSDVPEPTSVTLVGLGLVGFLTIIRRRK, encoded by the coding sequence ATGAGAACACTGCTGAAGCTTTTGCTCCCCATTGGAGTATTCGTGATCGCGGTGACGGCCGCTTTCGGCCAGTTCAGTTTTGACGAGAATGGCAATGGATTTGGTCCAGGCGGTCCCATACCGGGCTTCATGGGCATTGACCCGCTGACGGGCCTGCCCGCCTTGGTTTACCCGCTGCCGTTCGCGCCCGCACCGGGGGATGTGTTGCTGACAGAATCTGGGGGTCAGAGCAACGTGGTGTCGGACATCTTCCGATTCTTCCAGAACAACCTCATCGTGTACTCGGAAAGGGAGCCAGGCGAGACGAATTTTGATCTGGCTGATGTGGCGGCGTTCCCTCCACTGCAGCCGAATGTGGCCGGCCCATTTGCCGAAGTTGGGCCTGAAGGGAACAATGGGTTCGTGTGGGCTCCCCCTCCGGGATCGGGTGCACCCGGCGATGTGGGCTTCCCTGTGCAGTACAACCTTGTCAGCGATGTTCCTGAGCCTACCAGCGTTACACTGGTTGGTTTGGGCTTGGTCGGATTTCTGACAATCATCCGTCGTCGCAAGTAG
- a CDS encoding carboxypeptidase M32 produces the protein MEAKLEELKQRLAEINDVRSAAAVLSWDQMTYMPPGGAEARGRQMATLEQIAHEKLTHPSIGRMLTELRSREGSLPADSDEAALIRVARRDYDRAVKVPPAFVAKFSAHQTATYEAWVKARPANDFAAVRPYLEKTLEYSRELANYFPGYDHIADPLIDFADFGMKAATIRALFAELRRELVPLVQAITAQPLTDDACLRQNFPEAQQLAFGSAVVKQLGYDFQRGRQDKTHHPFCTTFSLGDVRITTRVKENDLGDALFSTIHEAGHAMYEQGIRGELEGTPLARGTSSGVHESQSRLWENLVGRGRGFWRFFYPELQAAFPVQLSSVPLDVFYRAINKVERSLIRTDADEVTYNLHVMIRFDFELQLLEGKLAVRDLPEAWRERYKADLGIASPDDRDGVLQDVHWFGGQIGGVFQGYTLGNILSAQFYDAALRANSQIPDQIASGEFTPLHAWLQENIYQHGAKFTANELVKRATGQPLSIEPYIRYLRTKYGELYKVV, from the coding sequence ATGGAAGCGAAGCTGGAAGAGCTGAAACAGCGCCTCGCTGAGATCAATGACGTGCGCTCCGCCGCCGCCGTCTTGAGCTGGGACCAGATGACCTACATGCCGCCGGGCGGCGCCGAAGCGCGTGGCCGGCAGATGGCGACCTTGGAGCAAATCGCCCACGAGAAGCTGACGCATCCTTCCATTGGCCGCATGCTCACGGAGTTACGGTCGCGCGAAGGAAGCTTGCCCGCCGATTCCGACGAGGCGGCGCTGATTCGCGTTGCCCGTCGCGATTACGATCGCGCGGTGAAAGTCCCTCCCGCGTTCGTCGCGAAATTCAGCGCGCATCAAACCGCCACCTACGAAGCATGGGTGAAGGCGCGGCCCGCCAACGATTTCGCCGCCGTCCGTCCGTATCTCGAAAAGACTCTCGAATACAGTCGCGAGTTGGCAAATTATTTCCCTGGTTACGACCACATTGCCGACCCGTTGATTGATTTCGCCGATTTCGGAATGAAGGCGGCGACGATTCGGGCGCTGTTTGCCGAATTGCGCAGAGAACTCGTGCCCCTCGTGCAAGCGATTACCGCGCAACCGCTCACCGACGATGCGTGTCTCCGCCAGAATTTCCCCGAGGCCCAACAACTCGCGTTCGGTTCCGCCGTCGTCAAACAGCTTGGCTACGATTTCCAGCGTGGTCGGCAGGACAAGACGCATCACCCGTTCTGCACGACGTTCTCGCTCGGCGACGTGCGCATCACGACGCGCGTCAAGGAGAACGATCTGGGCGACGCGCTGTTCAGCACCATCCACGAAGCCGGCCACGCGATGTACGAGCAGGGGATTCGCGGCGAGTTGGAAGGCACGCCGCTGGCGCGCGGAACTTCGTCGGGCGTCCACGAAAGCCAGTCGCGGCTCTGGGAGAACCTCGTCGGACGCGGCCGGGGCTTCTGGCGGTTCTTCTATCCGGAACTACAAGCGGCTTTTCCCGTGCAACTCAGCAGCGTTCCACTTGATGTGTTCTACCGCGCCATCAACAAAGTCGAGCGTTCGCTGATTCGCACCGACGCGGACGAGGTGACCTACAATCTCCACGTCATGATCCGTTTCGATTTCGAATTGCAACTGCTCGAAGGCAAGCTGGCCGTCCGCGACCTGCCCGAAGCCTGGCGCGAACGCTACAAAGCCGACCTCGGCATCGCCTCACCCGATGACCGCGACGGCGTGCTGCAGGACGTGCATTGGTTCGGCGGACAAATCGGCGGCGTATTTCAAGGCTACACGCTCGGCAACATCCTCAGCGCCCAATTCTACGACGCCGCGCTCCGGGCAAACTCCCAGATTCCCGACCAGATCGCCAGCGGCGAATTCACCCCGCTGCACGCCTGGCTCCAGGAAAACATCTACCAACACGGCGCCAAGTTCACCGCGAATGAGTTGGTCAAACGTGCCACCGGCCAACCACTTTCCATTGAACCGTACATTCGTTATTTGCGCACGAAATATGGGGAACTTTACAAAGTTGTTTGA
- a CDS encoding DNA translocase FtsK yields the protein MGKDSKHSGAREIWAVVLVVASLLLLLSLISYDPYDVGHVAASGHKAVANFIGPVGAWIAFSTFQAFGLAAYGLMAVLAVIGATLLLGKELPWRGKLGAGILLLISLSCLLHVAGLERAQRSLNLPDSAGGFLGLIIGGFSQRLVGRPGTILVFGGCYLISLILLINFRPSYWVALSVGRAMDFWQRKRGNKSKPTVADELRDQERELTIKEFQTDRQVAKQEKEARKLATEQSNGTKAEEEAARERRPEPKFEDYTVARSQNGADKKKATGESPSMMEKLADKLKPKKEGAADSADAEAGAATSAAPKPKREKPAPTGPAPVLGSVTAASGEEYVLPPLDMLEQPPLPGKRDVMEDLKASAKVLRETLQEFGIDVESGDVTKGPTVTLFELYPAAGVRVEKISSLSNNVAMAMRAEKVRILAPVPGKGTVGIEVPNSSRTTVYLRDLLESPEWRNATGTIPIALGRDVKGNPIIGDLANMPHLLIAGATGSGKTVCVNAILASLLYRFTAEDMRLVLIDPKMVEMQHYNALPHLIVPVVTEAKKVPLALGWVIREMEKRFQIFAKSGVRNIAAFNSRPKKSVKPETETPLDPLVVEDAANEKEEATPKPKAEQELLKIEVPRDFELIIPEKLPFVVVVVDELADLMQTVGKDVEMAIARLTALGRAAGIHLVVATQRPSVNIVTGVIKANIPARIAFQVASMQDSRVILDSQGAEKLLGKGDMLYEPGSGKAVRAQGVLVLDREVTRIVDFIGSHAKPQFEKELHQKLQKNSSLADSEPSDEDEELVEQCMEVIRQTNRASVSVLQRRLRIGYTRAARIMDLLEERGVVGPNKGAEPREILIDLDGQVPAERQ from the coding sequence ATGGGGAAAGACTCGAAGCACTCGGGCGCTCGTGAGATTTGGGCCGTTGTCCTGGTCGTCGCATCCCTTTTATTGCTACTCAGCTTGATTTCGTACGATCCGTACGATGTCGGCCATGTGGCGGCAAGCGGACACAAGGCTGTCGCAAACTTCATCGGGCCGGTCGGCGCGTGGATCGCTTTCAGCACGTTTCAGGCGTTCGGGCTGGCGGCTTACGGGCTGATGGCCGTGCTGGCCGTGATCGGGGCGACATTGTTGCTCGGCAAGGAACTCCCGTGGCGCGGTAAGCTTGGCGCCGGCATTCTCCTGCTGATCTCGCTCAGTTGCCTGCTGCACGTCGCAGGACTGGAGCGCGCGCAACGCTCGTTGAATTTGCCGGATAGCGCGGGCGGCTTCCTCGGCTTGATCATTGGAGGATTTTCACAACGACTTGTGGGGCGGCCCGGCACGATCCTTGTCTTCGGCGGGTGCTATCTCATTAGCCTCATTTTGTTGATTAATTTCCGTCCGAGTTACTGGGTGGCCTTGAGCGTGGGCCGGGCGATGGATTTCTGGCAGCGGAAGCGGGGCAACAAATCCAAGCCCACGGTTGCGGACGAACTGCGCGACCAGGAGCGCGAGCTGACCATCAAAGAATTTCAGACCGACCGCCAGGTAGCCAAACAAGAGAAGGAAGCGCGCAAACTTGCCACCGAACAGTCCAACGGCACCAAGGCGGAGGAAGAAGCCGCCCGCGAGCGTCGGCCGGAACCGAAGTTCGAAGATTACACCGTGGCCCGGTCGCAGAATGGCGCGGACAAGAAGAAAGCGACCGGTGAGTCGCCATCGATGATGGAGAAGCTCGCCGATAAGCTCAAGCCGAAGAAAGAAGGCGCTGCGGATTCCGCCGACGCGGAAGCGGGTGCTGCGACATCGGCCGCTCCCAAACCGAAACGCGAAAAGCCGGCACCGACAGGCCCCGCCCCGGTGCTGGGAAGCGTCACCGCCGCCTCCGGCGAGGAGTACGTGCTTCCACCATTGGACATGCTGGAGCAGCCGCCATTGCCGGGAAAACGCGACGTGATGGAGGATTTAAAGGCCAGCGCAAAAGTCCTGCGGGAGACGTTGCAGGAATTCGGTATCGACGTGGAGTCCGGCGACGTGACGAAGGGGCCGACGGTGACCTTGTTCGAGTTGTATCCCGCGGCTGGCGTGCGCGTGGAAAAGATTTCATCGCTGTCCAATAATGTTGCCATGGCGATGCGGGCGGAGAAGGTACGCATTCTCGCGCCGGTGCCGGGTAAGGGGACAGTGGGTATTGAAGTACCCAACTCGTCCCGCACGACTGTCTACCTGCGCGATCTTTTGGAATCGCCAGAGTGGCGCAACGCGACGGGAACGATCCCTATTGCGTTGGGCCGCGATGTGAAAGGCAATCCGATCATCGGCGACCTGGCCAATATGCCGCATTTGTTGATTGCCGGCGCGACCGGCTCGGGCAAGACCGTTTGCGTCAACGCGATTCTCGCTTCGCTGCTGTACCGTTTCACGGCGGAAGACATGCGTCTGGTCTTGATCGACCCGAAGATGGTCGAGATGCAGCACTACAATGCTCTGCCACATCTCATTGTGCCCGTCGTGACCGAGGCGAAGAAGGTGCCACTGGCGTTGGGGTGGGTGATCCGCGAGATGGAGAAGCGGTTCCAGATTTTCGCCAAGAGCGGCGTGCGCAACATCGCCGCTTTCAACTCGCGTCCGAAGAAATCGGTCAAGCCGGAGACGGAAACTCCCCTCGATCCGTTGGTCGTCGAAGATGCCGCGAATGAGAAAGAAGAGGCGACGCCGAAGCCGAAGGCAGAGCAGGAACTTCTCAAGATCGAAGTGCCGCGCGACTTCGAACTAATCATCCCCGAAAAGCTGCCATTCGTCGTGGTAGTGGTGGATGAATTGGCCGACCTGATGCAGACCGTCGGCAAGGACGTGGAAATGGCCATTGCGCGGCTCACCGCTCTGGGTCGCGCGGCCGGTATTCATCTGGTGGTCGCCACGCAGCGTCCCAGTGTCAACATCGTAACGGGCGTCATCAAGGCCAACATCCCCGCCCGCATCGCGTTTCAGGTGGCGTCGATGCAGGACTCGCGTGTCATTCTCGATAGCCAGGGCGCGGAGAAACTGCTCGGCAAGGGCGACATGCTCTATGAGCCCGGGTCCGGGAAAGCCGTCCGCGCGCAGGGCGTCCTCGTGCTGGATCGGGAGGTCACGCGCATTGTCGATTTCATTGGCAGCCACGCCAAGCCGCAGTTTGAAAAAGAACTGCACCAGAAGCTGCAGAAGAATTCCAGCCTCGCCGACTCCGAGCCGAGCGACGAGGATGAGGAGTTGGTTGAGCAGTGCATGGAAGTCATTCGCCAGACCAATCGCGCCAGCGTCTCGGTCTTGCAACGCCGCCTCCGCATCGGTTACACTCGCGCCGCTCGGATCATGGACTTGTTGGAAGAACGCGGGGTCGTCGGCCCGAACAAAGGCGCCGAGCCGCGAGAAATCCTGATCGACCTGGATGGGCAAGTGCCGGCCGAGCGTCAATAG
- a CDS encoding glutathione S-transferase N-terminal domain-containing protein: MITLIQFPWSPFCITIRRILERHRIPHRIKNIPSHQRDAIIRATKGRAYTVPCLSDGKIAVGDFTDFGQEVARYVDRKHKLGLFPRDKEGIQAILARYIENDLEGIGFKVDDSYVIPTLPLVERTMLTRHKERKFGKGCVAQWARDRADLNHQFADLLKPIDNMLASSEYLVAERPLFVDYDLYGIVENYLYSGKTKLPPLKQLRRWHRAMSHR; the protein is encoded by the coding sequence ATGATCACGCTCATTCAATTCCCGTGGTCGCCGTTTTGCATCACGATTCGACGCATCTTGGAACGCCACCGGATTCCGCATCGGATCAAGAACATACCTTCACACCAGCGTGACGCCATTATTCGCGCGACGAAAGGCCGCGCCTACACCGTGCCCTGCCTTTCCGACGGCAAGATAGCGGTCGGGGATTTCACCGACTTTGGCCAAGAGGTGGCGCGATACGTTGACCGCAAGCACAAGCTGGGTTTGTTCCCGCGCGACAAGGAAGGCATCCAGGCGATCCTCGCGCGCTACATTGAGAACGACCTGGAAGGCATCGGTTTCAAAGTGGATGATAGTTACGTCATTCCCACGTTGCCCCTTGTTGAACGAACCATGCTGACTCGCCACAAGGAGCGGAAGTTCGGCAAGGGTTGCGTTGCGCAGTGGGCGCGCGACCGCGCAGATCTTAACCATCAATTCGCAGACCTTCTCAAGCCGATCGACAACATGCTGGCGTCGTCAGAGTATCTCGTCGCGGAACGTCCGCTGTTTGTGGATTACGATCTCTACGGGATTGTGGAGAACTATCTCTACAGCGGGAAAACGAAACTGCCGCCGCTCAAGCAACTGCGGCGCTGGCACCGCGCAATGTCTCACCGGTAA
- a CDS encoding helix-turn-helix domain-containing protein, which yields MESIGEILREARHNKRASLEDASRATRIKMDILEQLEADEFDKLAAPAYTKGFLKLYSEYLGLDSQAMVESYLRSQGGLRRQGLHVETEKTVRARKPPELKLPLRSVGLVVVGITAIVFVVVLIKSHFSHRASRPVEPIVSANAPSIPKADFDAWYQPKPRPAPELVEPSGK from the coding sequence ATGGAATCCATCGGCGAGATCCTCCGCGAAGCGCGGCACAACAAACGGGCGTCCCTTGAGGACGCGTCCCGCGCGACGCGCATCAAGATGGATATTCTGGAACAACTCGAGGCGGACGAGTTTGACAAACTTGCAGCACCGGCCTACACGAAGGGATTCTTGAAGCTCTACTCCGAGTATCTCGGTCTCGACAGCCAGGCCATGGTCGAATCTTATTTGCGAAGCCAGGGCGGACTGCGGCGGCAGGGGTTGCACGTTGAAACCGAGAAAACCGTTCGCGCGCGTAAACCACCCGAATTGAAGCTGCCACTGCGGAGCGTCGGGCTGGTTGTTGTTGGTATCACGGCAATTGTGTTCGTAGTTGTACTCATTAAGAGTCATTTCTCGCATCGAGCGTCTCGGCCGGTGGAACCGATAGTGTCAGCGAACGCTCCGTCGATACCCAAGGCCGATTTCGACGCCTGGTACCAGCCCAAGCCCAGGCCGGCCCCCGAGCTTGTCGAGCCTTCAGGCAAGTGA
- a CDS encoding sulfite exporter TauE/SafE family protein, with the protein MQIYGLSSLAAFGAGFVNAFAGGGTLLTFPALLYSGIPSIKANATSTVAVWPGSITSSWAYRRQLSENRARVWTLALPSLIGGLLGAVLLLRTSESFFRFIVPFLILLACALLLLNEPMGRWVSQRAKAHPKKHAAAIWISQFAIAVYGGYFGAGMGILMLAAMAIFLPEDLQAANGIKNFLAVVINGIAIIYFLAVGAAALQVALVMAIAAIAGGFVGAKLAQRMSPRILRGAVVAFGVIVAVHLMVKK; encoded by the coding sequence ATGCAGATTTACGGACTCAGCTCGCTCGCGGCGTTCGGCGCGGGCTTCGTCAATGCCTTCGCCGGTGGCGGCACGTTGCTGACGTTCCCTGCCCTGCTCTATTCCGGCATACCGTCGATCAAGGCCAACGCCACGAGTACGGTGGCGGTCTGGCCCGGCTCCATCACAAGTTCCTGGGCGTATCGACGTCAGCTCAGCGAGAATCGGGCGCGCGTCTGGACACTCGCATTGCCGTCGCTGATCGGTGGACTTCTCGGCGCGGTCCTGCTGTTGCGGACGTCGGAGAGCTTCTTTCGGTTCATCGTGCCGTTCTTGATACTGCTCGCGTGCGCGCTGTTGCTGCTTAATGAGCCGATGGGCCGCTGGGTCTCTCAGAGGGCCAAGGCGCACCCGAAGAAACATGCGGCGGCGATTTGGATCTCCCAGTTCGCCATCGCCGTCTATGGAGGCTACTTCGGCGCGGGCATGGGAATCCTGATGCTGGCGGCAATGGCGATCTTTCTGCCGGAAGATTTACAGGCGGCGAACGGCATCAAGAACTTCCTCGCAGTAGTCATCAACGGCATCGCGATTATCTATTTTCTCGCAGTCGGCGCCGCGGCCTTGCAGGTCGCGCTGGTGATGGCGATCGCGGCCATTGCAGGCGGATTCGTCGGCGCCAAACTCGCGCAACGGATGTCACCCCGCATCTTGCGCGGCGCCGTCGTGGCCTTCGGCGTAATCGTGGCTGTGCATTTGATGGTGAAGAAGTGA